A genomic stretch from Homalodisca vitripennis isolate AUS2020 unplaced genomic scaffold, UT_GWSS_2.1 ScUCBcl_496;HRSCAF=2622, whole genome shotgun sequence includes:
- the LOC124370768 gene encoding uncharacterized protein LOC124370768 has translation MRKENEHLQEQNKKLNETVTDLRIRVRNLERYTRKNNIEISGIPPTPNENSLNPLKDVGRAMGQELVEAQVSAVHRVPTYKADRTPSIVVQFTGRMQRDAWITAFKKKKTLTASKINPIFPKQQAVYENEHLSPENKQLLGQLKKKCNEKNLKFFLGEGREVLREKKRRGENATR, from the coding sequence ATGAGGAAAGAGAACGAGCATTTGCAGGAACagaataaaaaactgaatgaaacTGTGACTGATTTAAGAATCAGAGTTAGAAACCTTGAACGGTACACTCGAAAAAATAATATAGAGATCAGTGGAATACCCCCGACACCTAACGAGAACAGCCTTAATCCGCTAAAGGACGTAGGGAGAGCTATGGGACAGGAACTAGTGGAAGCCCAGGTGTCAGCGGTGCACAGAGTTCCAACCTACAAGGCCGACAGGACGCCCTCCATCGTGGTCCAATTTACGGGAAGGATGCAGCGAGATGCCTGGATCACAGCTTTCAAAAAGAAGAAAACCCTGACGGCATCAAAGATTAACCCTATCTTCCCTAAACAGCAAGCCGTATACGAGAATGAACACCTGTCACCAGAAAACAAACAGTTACTAGGCCAACTTAAGAAGAAATGCAATGAAAAAAATCTGAAGTTTTTTTTAGGTGAAGGAAGGGAAGTTCTTCGTGAGAAAAAAAGGAGGGGGGAAAATGCCACAAGGTAA